Within the Anaerolineae bacterium genome, the region GTGTTTCACCCAAAGGCGCCCAAACCAGCCATTCGGAGGGACCGTAAATGGTTATTGTGGGAGTGCCCACGGCCGCGGCGATATGTGGAGCCGCACTATCCACACCCACATGCAGGCTGCTAAAGCTGAGTACTCCAGCCAGTTCATCCAAGGTGGTTCTGCCGGTAAGGTTATAAATTCGTCCTTTACATTTATTGACTATATCAATTGATTTTCC harbors:
- a CDS encoding glycosyltransferase family 9 protein, producing the protein GKSIDIVNKCKGRIYNLTGRTTLDELAGVLSFSSLHVGVDSAAPHIAAAVGTPTITIYGPSEWLVWAPLGETHSVVTPDRYCAPCHQKGCDGSGTSKCLEELTIDKVERAIHGVLDKSGILTT